The segment ACCCAGCCCCTAGCCCCAGGCTCAGAAACAGCCACGTGGGCACAGACCGATGAACTGATGTTAGAAAGGTCCTGGGTTATGCAGTTTGTCGGAGCATTCATAGACTGGCTTTCCTATTATCCCCctttccccaccctcaccccacctctTCAGATCTCTTCAGGGCTTTCTCCACTGCTTACTGAATGGTGTTGGCACTCAGTTCAAGTTCAGCACCCTCCCCATCTCCACCTCTGCACCCCTTCAGTCTTACTGCAGACTGCTTCTCAACACAAACCATATACTTGACTCAAGCAGCTTGTCTCACTctgccctgcccctgctcccTGGCTTAAGCTATTTTCTCCCTGGAGTTATGTTCTCTCTCTACCTCACCTTCTCCCTGCTCCGCAGGCTTTTCTCCCACCCTCCAGGGTCCAGATCAAGTCCTATCTTCCTGAAGTTTCCCCAACCCCCATAAGGACTGGAATACTCCCCTTCCTCTGAAGAATGTCATCACTTAATGATCTGTGCCTCTTATTTTGTATTTAGCAGAGTGACTGTCATTTTAGAATATGGTCTAACTAGATCATGTCTTACACTATAGTCCTGGCTGCTCTTAAAATGTGCTTCCAGAATCCTCAAACTCTTAAAGAACTTCAGAAGCAGGTATAGTGCTGAGAATATCATTAGGATACAGATGTTGGAGTGGAGGAAAGGAAGCAGGAGAGGGGCTCTATATTTGCTCATTGGATGCGCAGTTCACACTTGTGTCTAAATCAACTGTGGCCCTTCCCCATAGCTAAAAATTCTAATGATGGCCAAAAATGTAAACAACAAATCTGAGACTGCCAAAGCTTCCTCACTCTCATGTGTTCCCTACAACTCCTTATATCTCAAAGGTCCCCTGTAGGAAGGGTTGATTGGGTAGGTTACTTAGTGATCACACTGGAAGCTGTCTGATCCTATAGTTGAAGATTCACTCCCAATATGCTGGGAGACTGTTTCCCAACGTGGGGTGGAGAAGCCTTCGAGCCTTCTGTACAGTAAGACAATGACAAGAGAGGGCAGACAGCAGAAATGAGGGAATTAAAGGATTTGCCCATCTGGCCTCCTTTGACCTCTATGCCCTCAGATTATCCACTCTTCCTCTTCACGGGATGTTCTCCTATGTGTGTGGGGATGACCCCAGCGACCCGGCACAGCAGGACTTCGAAACCATCCTGATAGGGATGATGTATTGAGCCAGAGGTACTCCCTGGTAAACCCTGATTGTAAAATTCCTGTGGTCAAGAGTCTAGATTTAAGTGTATATTACAGGCAGTCATGAAATTGAATTCTGTATGaatgaattttgctttttttaaatgcaattgcATTTAATGTGgtccaaaatatgtaaaaaagCAAATCCCTGGCTGTTGTATTAATAAACTGATACTGCACTTGGTTAACTGATCTTAACCAAACGGTTCAGTGGCTatgtgtgaatttttaatttttagatttcagCTTAGCAGATATTGTTGACTAATATTAATTGACTTTCTCATCAACAGTGCCTGAGAGTTCCAGATGTACCACAACATCATCAACACTTGATATTGtcaggctttttaaaattttagcccttcctctgtgtgtgtgtagtgatatctcattgtttcaTTTTGGAGTTCCCTGAGGGCTAATGAGGTTAAACAACATCATGTTTATTGGCTATTTTTATGTCCTCTTTTGTGATGTACCTGTTAAAAATCTTGCCCACTTTGggatctttttcttattgatttgtagaaactttttgcatattttggatatgagtcctttgtcagatatgtgtaCTACAAATATCTTCTTCCTCTATGTGAtttgctttttcactgtcttAACAGAATGCTGTGATGAGCGGAAGTTCTTAACTTTAACGTAACCCAATTGATCAGTATTTCCTTTGTGGTTAGTCTTTTTTGtaacattttacaaaatgtttGCCTTTTCTAAGGTCATAAATATATTCTCCTGTTTTATCTTCAAGTTTTTTTCTTAACCTTTCACATGTAGGTTTACAGCCTACCTGAAACTGATTTTTGTTTATGAGGTAGAGGTCAAGATTGTTTTTTGGAGAATATCCAGTTGATCCAGAACCATTTCTTAAAAAGACCTTCATTTTCCTACTGCTCTGCAGGGCCAGTTTTGTCATAAATCACGGATCTGTATATGTGTGGATCTGCTTCTAAACTATCTTTTCTATTCTGTTGGTCTCTTTGTAAACTCTCAATATCACACTgtattaattgctttacaacataaCATACTCTTCCtctggattttctacatataaatatgtcatcttgaaatagttttctatttctagaagtagttttctttctttccaatcctaatactttttttccccctctctttttgCACAGCCTAGTACCTCCAAGGCAGTGTTGAACAGAAGAGATGAAGGGgacatctttatttcatttccaaTATTGGGGAAATCTTTTACTATTTCACCATTAAGTGGGATGTTTGTTTTAGATGTTTTAGAGACATTCTTTGTTAGGTTAATGAAATTCCCTTCTATTCTTAAGTTGCCAAATAgagtttgtttattgtttcttaaaatcatgaatggatattgattttatcaagtgctttttctgcatcatgattacacactttaaaatttttattctattgatatttatctttatttccacTGAATGAGAGGTCTCTCATTCCTGAAATTAAACTCAACCTGGAAGTGTTGTATTTTTTCTATCCATAATTATTTTGGGTAAGATTattgcatttatgttcatgaaATATCTGCCTCTCCTTTTCTTGTCAGGTTTGGTTTTAAGGTGATGCTGAAATCAAAACAAGTTAGGacatattcctttttttcccttctttttcggAAGAGTTTGTGTAATTTGATAGCTCTTTCTTCACCATTGGGGTGAATACTCTTGATGAAACCCTTTAGAATTAGTGTTATAGACCACATTTTGGGAAACAGTGGTCTAGAGAGCAAGACTTAAACATGAAAATATCAGTTGCTGTCAGTTTGAAGGCtcttgattttattcatttttcctcccTTATGCAGCTCAAGTCACTTCACCGTTCCCTTCCTGGCTGTGTGGGGCTCTGCCAAGTCACCACACAGGAGAGCAGTGAGCCATCTGAGGCCTGGGCCTGGTCCTCAGGGACTTGCTCTTTCCAGCCCTGCTCAGCCATCTCCACACTCCTCTGACAGAATGAATGCCCTGGATGATGTCCCCTTCAAGGTGCCCAAGGGCTTTGTGATAGACACAGAGCCCCTCCCTGGGCCAGATCTCAGTATTCCAGACTGCAGGGAACTTCTGCTGGGTTCTATGGTAAGTGCCTCTCTCTGTTTGTCTTCTCATCCTTTGGTCTGTGGGTCTGATGCTGAGCCTGATGAGGCCCCTTGTTCCTTGATTTTAAATGGCAGCCACTCCTGTTCTCATATATTCTAGGAAGTGTGAAAATAACCCAAgaggaaaagatattccatgaagAAGTCTAGAGACTTGAACATGGGGCTATTTAGTGCATCTTACGTTTAGAATAACCAGAAAGAATAACATGCCTGTATGGAGTTACTGAGAGTCCTTGCAAGGATACTCCAATTCCAATTCCTCTCTTCTCTATCAGCCTACTGCCAAGTCTAAAATTCCACTGTTAGAATCCCTCCACTGGGCTAAGATGCTATCTTGAGATTACAATGCAGACAGTTACACAGGACACATCAGAATGGATTACTATTCCACAGACCCAAAGTACACCTATCCATGGGGCACCTATGAAGCACCCCTTGCCCCATGGCTCACACACTGGGGTATGCCCTCAGTGTATACGGTGAGATCACATACCCTCAGGATAAACATGATTATTTAACTTCCAAGTGAGTCAAATTTATTTGAAGATTTAGGAGGAAACCTATTGCATTTGTATTATAACACAGATATATAATGAGGTAGAAGGCAAAATCCacatgaattttaacaaatgaaaGAGAAGGATTGCAAACAGctgtggagctggtggtggatcTCTCGGGACTGAGTCCTTGGGATCTTGTGTGTTCATTCAGCACTGTCTGTGGGCCACTTGGTAGGAAAATTTGAGGATCTAGTTCAGCTCTCACTCACTTTTCACATGAGGAGCCTGAGGCTCACAGAAGGGAAGTGATCTGTCCAAAGATAGTGGCAATGATGGGACTAATTCCCaggtcctgggcttccctggggttaagaatctgccttgcaatgcaagggaaatggttggatccctggtccaggaagagcccatatgccacggggcaactaagcctgcgatCCACAATTACTGAGCgcatgtgcagcaactactgaagtgTGTGCacctgagagcctgtgctccgcagcaaaagaagccaccgcaatgagcagcctgcacaccgcaactagagagtagccccacttgctGCCACTAGAGAAACCCTGctcatagcaacgaagacccagcacggccaaaaataaataaatgtattaattttaaaaattacgtaaaaaataaaacctagatCTTGATTGCAGATCATTTCATGATAGCTCAGAGAAGGATTGGAAAGTGAGAGACATCAGACACATAATGTTCAAGGGCAAAAAAATACAGGGTTATGGGAAGTTAGGTGCAGAGAAACCAGTCTAGGAAGGAGAGGCCTGGAGAGGGTCAGGTAGAGAGGCTTGAGTAGCTTGGAGGCATAGAAGCAGGAGACTTCATCTGCAGCCCCTGGAGTTGCACTTAAGTTCCTCAGGACCCAGAAGTGAAATAAGCTTCGTAAAGCTCTGAGTACAGTGTTCAGCGGCCTCCTCTTGGTGCGGCAGGAGCTCTTGCTTTCCCCAGAGAACCTGTGCTGTGGGCCCTCACTCTGGCAGTAGGGCCTGTATTGCTGGAAAAGGAAGTTGCTTTACTAAGCTCCAGTGGAGGTAGACAGACTAGCATAACTATTCCCTCTCTGCTAAGCTGGGAGGAGGCTATTCTGAAAGTTACTCCTCCTAGAAGCAGGAATAGGTACCCTTCTGCTGAGTCTACATCTTGTGTCCCAGCCCACGTGTTGGCCCTGGCCCTGCCTCCTGTTCTCAGGGTGGGCACTCCACACCCACTCATCTCCCTTGAGCCTATTTCCCGTCCTGAGTCTCCATTTCTTTTACTGCTGTGGCCAGCTATCAAATAGAGAAGCATGGGACTCCACGTATGATTTATAGCCTCTCCTGGTCAGTCTTCCAAGTTTACTGGGCTTTATTCCCAGTGTTTGGAACTTGAAACACATTTTCCCATAGCAACAATGTTATAGATAGTGGTTAGATTACCCAATGAATCTGTAGcagcctgaaaaagaaaaaaaaataccttccaTTCATAGAGCACCTGCTATGGACCAGGGCCAGGCCACGTGCGCTTCATAGGTTCACTCTTCTCTCTCATTCTTATGACCCTTGTAGCAGGTGGGTGTTCCCTCTCCAGGGCACAGGAAACCAAAGTTCCACCCACGTGACCAACAGGGCCTTGTGGCTGTGAGTGGCACAGCCAGGATTCCAACATGAGCGTCAGTCCCTAAAGCCCACGTCCACCTCCTGCACCTACTGCTTTCCTGCGGAGCCTCGGCAAGTCTGTGTTTTGTTGTTTCATCATAGTTTTCCTTTaattagagttgatttccttttcgtccattaaatttttaagaaagaatacatatatatatatatatatatatatatatatatatatatatatatgtatagatcgAGGGtcaacaaacattttctgtaaagggccagatagtaaaaaGTAGCAATCACTCCACACTATTATTGTAGGGAGAAAGGGCCGTAGACATTACATAAAGGAGTGAGTGAGTAcggctgtgttccaataacactttttttaaaaaaacaaggttCGAGGTCAGTTTGACTCCCAGGCATTTTGCCTGTCTTAAGAGAGTAAAAAGCCTTCCATTGACACTTCCTTATCTGTCCTGTCCCCACCTGCCCTGGTAACTTCTGttacttgtattttaaaatgtattcttctaTAGATtcttatatgtgtacatacaagCAAATACAgctatttcctcctttttcacACCCAAGGTAGCATTTTCTATACATTattcttctggatttttttcacttaacatatttGAAGACTTTCCATATCAATACACAGAATGCTTCTTCAGTTTGTTTTTCACTGCATGGTATTGTGTTATATGGATATACTGTACTTTACTGAATGAATCCCctcttgatggacacttaggttctTCCCAGTCTTTTGCCATTACAAGCAATGCCGCAGGGAAAGACTATATGAATTAAATCATATTGCCAAATTGCTCTCCATAAGGGTTATACTGTTTAACATCCAACCAGCACCCTacaagggcttcccgggtggcactgcaagtggttaagaacccacctaccaatgcaggagacataagagatgcaggttcgacccctgggtcgggaagatcccctggagatcttgcatggcaacctactccagtgttcttgcctggaggatcccatcgacagaggagcctggtgggctgtggcccagagggtcagaaagagttagacacaactgaagtgacttcagcaTGCACAGCACTCTACAAATGGGCTTATACCTTAGCTGCAATCCTCAACAAAGGAGTCATCAGATGTTGCATCTTTGCTGAGGGATAGGCAAATGGTATCTCagtatagttttattttcctttctcttattgtGAGTGAgattgagcagcttttcatgtgtttaagAGCCATCTGTAGTTCCTTTTCTGTGGACTGTtcatatctttttgtttgtttccctgtTGGGCTGTCGGTTGTTCTTACCTATTTCTAGGCACTCCTGTCTGTGCTATCAGTCCTGTTTTCCCGCTAGTTTGTTATTTGCCTTTGACCTTGCTTGTGGGGTGTATTTGCCATGCAGATTTTcacttgtgcatgtgtgtacttTCACAGCTTCTCAGTTTCAATTCAGAGTGAGCAATGTTTTCCCTACTTGAGATTATAAAGgatttctctcctcttttctgcTAGTACTTTTATAGTTTCATTTCAAATAACTGAATCTTTGATCCTTTTGGAATTTCCCCTTGTGTAGGATGCAAGAATGgatccaattttattttctttccactaACATCATTTATTGACCAGTCCCTCTTTTTTCCCATTGCTTGAGATGCCACCTTATTATCTACTAAAGTCCCACAGATAACGTCCATTCCTGGACCTTCTGTTCTTTACCTTTAGGCTCTCTGTGCAGTACCTTAGCTTCAATTATTGaggttttataatatatattagcaGCTGGTAGAGCCAGtcccctttatttctctttttgtcccCAGAGGTTTTtaggctattctttttttttggtgtgcattggcggggaggtgggggtggtgctgtactgggtcttcgttgctgtacagGTTTTCCTCTAGTTGCCGTggcagcttctcattgcagcggcttctcttgttgcagagcacaggctctagggtgtgcaagCTTCAGTACTTGCGGCctgtgggctcggtagttgtggtgcacacgCTTCGTTgttccatggcacgtgggatcttcctggaccaggaatcgaacctgtgtctgctgcactggcaggtggattctttaccactgagtcaccacggaagcccttggctattatttgtttatttttcatatgaaCTTTAGAATCATCTTGCTTAGGTTCCACAAATTGCAAGTGCTTGTATTTTTATTGGGTTTTTGGATCCTTTTATCCCCTAAGTTCCACTGTCTGTTTCATTATCTCTCAGTCTCTTTCCCTCCATGACGGTCTCCTCAGCTCTGAAGTGGTCTTTTtaccttctctgtccttcccaaCCCACACATTTTGCTTCAGTCTCTTTTTCTAATCATTTATTCTGTACACTCTTACAAATATCCGCTTGGAGCCAGAAGTGCCCTGGGCCTCAAGAACAGAGAGAAATAAGATACACTCCCTGACCTCAGTCAGGGAACCACACTTAGAACAGCTAAGTTCTGTTCCTCTCCCCAACTTAGGGTCATGTCAggagtggggtgaggggagaggcagTGAGGCAGTTCCTGTCTGCCTTTCTGCCTCCCACAtccgccccgccccccactcccccagGCTTACctggccatcacagagcactgaagttgccttttaagaatatttatattttttaatggagtTTTATATTtccagttcttaattttaatagtaGTTAatgggaatattttatttttgcttcacatAAActcttaatttaaattatttatgtggGCTCCACATTTAGTTTTTTAGGTGGCTTGATCAGTCAGATGGACAGGAATCCCAGCTCATCTACTCACCACTGATCTGACCTCGAGCAAACTAAATTTCCTGAGCCTCCTTTTGATAATCTGGAATTGGGAATAACATTAGGACCAACTACATAgagttcaggggaaaaaaaaaaagaagaagaagattttTACATTTCCTGGGCCCCCAAGAGCTGGAAGGCAGCACATGGGATGGGGGCAAGTACTACTCCATGCAGAGGTTTGTGTGTCTGGGGCACCCTCCAAGGCCAGCTGCTCAGTGACAAATGGTGCTGAGCTCAAGTGAAAGCTTCTTGGTGAAGGAAAAGTtttgttgaaattaaaaaaaaattttttttggctgcactgggtctttgttgggtGTGTGGGCTCTCTGTCTGCTGCATGCATGGGCTCTCTAGTGGTGCAGGCTCTGCAGcctgcgggctcagtagttgtgggtgaCCTGGCTTCTCGAGTTGTGGTGAAGAGGCTGAGTTGCCCCcactggcatgtgggatcctacttctcccaccagggatctaaccctcatcccctgcattggaaggcagattctcaatctcgaccgccagagaagtcccctggaGAAATTGTTTAGGGCACTGTTATTCAATTATATGCTGAGTGGCAAAGGGACTTAGACTTTCATTCTGTTAACCTGTTCCTCACGTTGTCCTGTCTACAGAGTCTGCTATTAAATTGTTATTGACAGCCATCCACTCCAATGCTAGCTAAAACCGAGGGTGAGGGTGGCCTGCGATGAAGGCCTGGGGCTTAGAATCAGAAGCTGTCTAGGCCTGGAGAGTCTGTGGCTGAATAGGTTCCCCGGGGGCCAGGAGGTAGGGGTGTGCCCTCAGACCCTGGTTTGCCTGGCAGAGCCTCCCCTGGCCTTGTCTCCGCAGCACGACTTCAGCCTGGAGAGGAGGACACTCTTCTGGGTGGAGGCTGTCATCCGGGGACCCTGCCCAGTCCAATGCGATGCTCCGGGGGCAGCTTCCGCCCCTCCGGCCTGGCTCTTGCTGGCCAGCCCCGAGCAAGGGCTGGAACCTGTGCCTGCCGCAGTTGAAGATCCGGGGGCCGGATCCCAGGAGcagcctgaggaggaggaggaggaggaggaagaggaggaccaGAATGAGGAAGCAGCCTCGTCTGCCGCGGAGGAAGAGCCGGAGCCCTGCAGGCCCCAGCCCAGCTCCGCGGCGAGCCCCCGCCTGGGCCAACAGCGGTGCTCGCTGGACGTGCTGCGCGGCGTGAGGTCGGAGCTGGCTGGGGCCAGCCGGCGGCTCTCCGAGGGCAGGCTCGCCTCCCACCCCCGCAGCCTCCTTCACCGCCTCCGCCACCGAGCTCTGAGCCTCTGCCCTGGCCCCGCGCCGCCCCTGGGCCCGGCGCCTCCACCCCGCAGTGCTCCCACGCAGAACCCGCCTTCCCCTGTCTCCGAGGCCTCTCTCCCCAGCACCCGCACGCCACCCTTGGGCCCCAAGCCATCGCCCTCCAGCACCCTCAAGCTGCCCCCGCGGCCTTCCACGGCCGGCGCCATGCCCCCGCTGCGGAGCCACAAGCCCACAGTTGCGGTAAGGAACCTGTCCCCTTGGCCAAGGCCACAGCTTAGCAGCGAGGCCCCCACATCTGGGTCCCCTGCCTGGTTGGACACTCCTCCCTACCAGCTCTCACCTGGCCCTGTACCATGCTGTCCTTCCTGCAGCCCTGTGCCTAGAGTATTCCCTGCTTCGAGGTCCCCTTCCTTGTTTCTCGCTGTGTCTCCTTCTTTGCTTCTATTAGGGCACCTGTTAGGATAATTGTAATTACCCAGTATGCGTCTCTTCCAATGGAATATGACTTCTCTTAGGGCAGTGATTGGATTGCATTTGTTTCCAGAGCACCCAGAGCACACTTGGCCCACAGGGGGAGCTCAGTGAATGTCTGTTGAATCaatgaatgtggctcagatctaGGGCTTCCCACTGTTCAAGGATTGGGTGAGTTCAATCAAGGAATATTCACAGCGCAGTTACTTCTTGCAAGAGACTGGATTGGAAGAGACAAAGTCAAAAGCGTGCGATGAGGAGATTGGCAAGGAAGAGTGAGACACGGCAGCACTGCCGGGTTGGGAGGGATCAGGTCCTGAGGGGGAGGTGAAGGCTGCTGCAGGCTGGGGCGGCTTCAGGACAAAGGATGTGCACCAAGAACTGGGAGCAGATGTGAACGCACAGTGAAACCAGCAAAGCTTAAGCTTCCGGCTTAGCTCCTCCCAAAGCTTTGAGcaagtgtgctcagttgctcagtcgagtctttCTTTGggacccccctggactgtagcccggggcctcccaggtggcgctagtggtaaagaacacgcctgagatgtaagagacatgggttctatccctggttccggacggtcccctggaggagggcatagcaacttgttccagtattcttgcctggagaatcccatggacagaggagcctggcgggctacagttcatagggtcgcaaagagttggacaccacttagcatgcatgcgtgcacggactgtagcctgccaatctcctctgtccgtgggtttaATCCCaacaggaatattggagtgggttgccatttcctcctccaggggctcttcctgacccaaggatcaaacctgagtctcctgcggctcctcAATTGGCAGGagcattcttcaccactgagcctggAAGCCCTTCCAAGGATTTGTGCACAGTTTTACGCATATGTTTATGCTCCtgtgtctttttccttttaagtagTCTACATTGTTTAAGTGTCAGACTCCATACAATCTAGGTCTGGAACAGATGTGTTAGGTTAGATTAGTAGCAGGAGGTGACATTTAGACACAGCTTTCTACCCCTGAGCAACTCCACAGTCAGGCCAGGAGATGCAACAGAATAAGGCCAAGGTGAAAGTAAGTCCAAAAGACAGACTCAAAGTCTGGCTTTCCCACTCAATGCTGTGGGAGCTTAGGCAAGTCACTGAACTGCTCTGAGCCATCTCTTCTCAACCTGTAAAACAACCCTGCACACAGTTATTTACAGCAAACAGAGAAGAGGTTATATAAACAGTACAGGCCACACTCACATCACGGGCTAGATGCTGATGCTAGGAGGCTCTTCCCTGATCCCAATTAAATTTAACTCTAGCAACAACCCTGTAGCGGGGTGGGGGAGAGATGGGGGCAGATGGGACGCATA is part of the Bubalus bubalis isolate 160015118507 breed Murrah chromosome 11, NDDB_SH_1, whole genome shotgun sequence genome and harbors:
- the UBAP1L gene encoding ubiquitin-associated protein 1-like encodes the protein MNALDDVPFKVPKGFVIDTEPLPGPDLSIPDCRELLLGSMHDFSLERRTLFWVEAVIRGPCPVQCDAPGAASAPPAWLLLASPEQGLEPVPAAVEDPGAGSQEQPEEEEEEEEEEDQNEEAASSAAEEEPEPCRPQPSSAASPRLGQQRCSLDVLRGVRSELAGASRRLSEGRLASHPRSLLHRLRHRALSLCPGPAPPLGPAPPPRSAPTQNPPSPVSEASLPSTRTPPLGPKPSPSSTLKLPPRPSTAGAMPPLRSHKPTVASLSPYTCLPPPGRVPQPCAAHRSHPDSADLLSALSQEEQDLIGPVVALGYPLHRAIVALQKTGRQSLSQFLSYLSACDRLLRQGYEEGLVDEAMEMFQFSESQAGEFLRLSEQFSDMGFQQDRIKEVLLVHGNRREQALEELVACAQ